The Corvus moneduloides isolate bCorMon1 chromosome 5, bCorMon1.pri, whole genome shotgun sequence genome includes a region encoding these proteins:
- the SHROOM3 gene encoding protein Shroom3 isoform X3, which translates to MAISTSLFVKECSITHKGRYIYLEALLHGGAPWGFTLKGGLEHGEPLIISKIEEGGKADSLPSKLQAGDEVVNINEVELSSSRREAISLVKGSYKKLKLVVRRDTHAAQGCTELSPSPLSPDGVTADFRPSKATWAAGVKLRLKARRSETPGRPHSWHSTKLAENQPDPSMMQISQGTLGIPWHQSYHSSSSTSDLSAYEHGYLRRSPDQYSSRGSMESLDHSSPAYHPCHLSPAKSTNSIDQLSHLHSKRDSAYSSFSTNSSIPEYPAAPFGKEHSCSPDSAQSRGGPPEGMRQADIRYVKTVYDAQQRISQEYEVKPSALPPSSDARASPDSRSHGRLQAFSRHSAASSWAQPAQGPSDSKSQPPKGPPLPPTRSDSYAAIRHHERPGSGAGIEPNKPSRTQPKGAWAPLISSLSQGPLLKPPFGEGHLHTVVEKSPESSPTMKPKQSYSQAAQPGQPLLPTGVYAVPSPEPHYAQVPRPSASSTGTLYPALAKESGYSPALPVSYDKAVAGGTLGLDENGNQSTTNRSTIFYQPPATERKHEAKLVQQKPPSTAGPELCLAAPRKEELLPPYKVAHSHWETPGSTQASKAIFQAPQPQLKDASERKTHYQPKEDWTPGSQEDKSGNAQVNERDAAAPHPWGHSKAKQYGFSSLQNIPESSRRQSSSELRETQPGEGYSNTKLSFLNSSSREEKDHREQGHRQWSDADPQAFTRQEEEGTNVALFHAAEPKCKEPPSPQLPKTLDFGRSRLSSSSTQSFPYSKPEAGKPRCSVLEKVNKFEQREQSTPRPQSAGIPSFGQHYGPSRTSQPSSTRCSMHSPEDLRSRLPSEPGRGSSPFVRNGKLEEADWRPIELQMVASVKHARPSEYYSLCPENEVQIRAAQLPRSKSTFQLGGEPEKEILWKDNVQDAHGSQLDTSFNRAYRNSIKDAQSRVLRATSFRRISPPFGSTPKKLPQRPASAHVGLRSTAASPHTPKERHSITPTEGGFSGLDYARTQHVLRIGGRKRLTAEQKKRSYSEPEKMNEVGMSDGEPSPFSLQKKSIHFVFPENTVADRRKIFERDGKASSTASLSKPELKQLQQNALADYIERKTGRRPSSQDIGLLRERSHSSYLQLGGPDSQSLSSASSMNSLQDQNLYRHRESIERISRTGRMSSTLPPGLMDYLDTSGDEKVPGRQDSLVTSRPKPERCRDYRPRSDLTKGTQTDPLGMQGQPRYRKQEQVFETSSTARKSGKSVSVEDLLDRYDNQPVPVHVRSRSSPTADKKHQELLRRESSEFSPMVRDPFYMVSAGARSFSKKERSHSEKMAFTSYYPHPLCSTEVVTGPSTLAENHKLSELSRPDSRTSAFFPAPTEARSHYPEQKQGFKTLFLNLTPSGSGHSSPNTPTQAPSDFQSTGDSQALRQHHAKQEAVPPEGSGNAQAQPLDAVQDRSPETPTEEVMWRRKAGLLHRSLPPKAAWAHSVRDSSYARAVVSPPAAVPKPSQRWQSLPTQSSTSSDPETPSPPGMTQLRISESGLQLSPPPSLQDEEDDEVFVAPSQPPFSPSPSRPLPKLSSCTSANGTEEFPPPPPPIEGNGAAGDKSPRLPEEASVSSFKSFPKALAEKEITGLGTSTGENNWPLLPTPSKRTGSPFAVDQQHQSPAASEGPQSTDRQPITQPEGNPREPALENASPDSRITSTALPVKAKKKTPEDIKSEALAKEIVHKDKSLADILDPDSKMKTTMDLMEGIFPSGTSLLKENNMKRKMSQTQASRAAVADDTRVEKEAPVTLVTCPAYYSVSAPKAELLNKIKDLPEEVGEEEELLDINEKKAELIGSLTHKLEILKEAKEGLLTDIKMNNALGEEVELLISTQCKPNEFDKYKMFIGDLDKVVNLLLSLSGRLARVENVLSSLGDNANSEERSSLNEKRKLLAGQHEDARELKENLDRRERVVLDILGNYLSEEQLQDYQHFVKMKSALLIEQRELDDKIKLGQEQLKCLMESLPTDFTPRDAAAAAALAAALATSSGVGGKTPPAASSSL; encoded by the exons ctcctccaccaGCGATCTCTCTGCATACGAGCATGGCTATCTGAGGAGGAGTCCCGATCAGTACAGCTCCCGGGGCAGCATGGAGAGCTTGGACCACTCCTCCCCTGCCTACCACCCTTGCCACCTGTCCCCGGCCAAATCCACCAACAGCATCGACCAGCTCTCCCACCTCCACAGCAAGAGAGACTCTGCCTACAGCTCCTTCTCCACCAACTCCAGCATCCCCGAGTACCCCGCGGCCCCGTTTGGCAAGGAGCACTCGTGCTCCCCGGACAGCGCGCAGTCCCGCGGGGGGCCGCCGGAGGGGATGAGGCAGGCGGACATCCGCTACGTCAAGACGGTGTACGATGCCCAGCAGCGCATCTCCCAGGAGTACGAGGTGAAGCCCTCGGCCCTGCCTCCCAGCAGTGACGCCCGGGCCTCGCCGGACAGCCGCAGCCACGGCAGGCTCCAGGCCTTCAGCCGGCACAGCGCGGCCtcctcctgggcacagccagcccagggccCCTCGGACAGCAAGAGCCAGCCTCCCAAGGGACCCCCCCTGCCTCCCACTCGCAGCGACAGCTACGCAGCCATCAGGCACCACGAGAGGCCCGGCTCAGGCGCTGGCATTGAGCCAAACAAGCCCAGCCGGACCCAGCCGAAAGGGGCCTGGGCACCTCTCATcagctccctgtcccagggGCCGCTGCTGAAACCGCCCTTCGGAGAAGGGCACCTGCACACCGTGGTGGAGAAGAGCCCGGAGAGCAGCCCCACCATGAAGCCCAAGCAGAGCTATTCCCAGGCAGCCCAGCCAggacagcccctgctgcccaccGGTGTCTACGCTGTTCCCTCCCCAGAGCCGCACTACGCCCAGGTGCCCCGGCCTTCcgccagcagcactgggacgCTTTACCCAGCTCTGGCCAAAGAAAGTGGGTACTCCCCAGCCCTCCCGGTCTCTTATGACAAGGCCGTAGCCGGCGGCACCCTGGGCTTGGATGAGAATGGAAACCAAAGCACTACAAACAGGTCAACCATCTTCTACCAGCCCCCCGCCACTGAGAGAAAGCACGAAGCCAAACTCGTCCAGCAGAaacctcccagcacagcaggcccggagctctgcctggctgcaccGCGAAAGGAGGAGCTGTTACCCCCTTACAAGGTAGCACACAGCCACTGGGAGACCCCGGGTAGCACACAGGCGTCCAAGGCCATTTTCCAGGCTCCACAACCCCAGCTGAAGGATGCTAGTGAGAGGAAAACCCATTACCAGCCCAAAGAGGACTGGACACCTGGATCGCAGGAGGACAAAAGTGGCAATGCACAGGTAAACgagagagatgctgctgctccccacccaTGGGGTCACAGCAAGGCCAAGCAGTATGGCTTCTCTTCCTTGCAGAACATCCCAGAGAGCTCCAGGAGgcaaagcagctctgagctAAGGGAAACGCAGCCAGGTGAGGGTTATTCCAACACCAAACTGTCCttcctgaacagcagcagcagagaggagaaggatcacAGGGAACAGGGGCACAGGCAGTGGAGCGATGCGGACCCACAGGCCTTCAcgaggcaggaggaggagggcacaAACGTGGCTCTGTTCCATGCTGCCGAGCCAAAGTGCAAAGAGCCCCCTTCTCCGCAGCTCCCAAAGACCTTGGATTTTGGGAGGAGCCGGCTCAGCTCTAGCAGCACCCAAAGCTTTCCCTACAGCAAACCAGAGGCTGGCAAGCCCCGCTGCTCGGTGCTGGAGAAGGTCAACAAATTTGAGCAGCGGGAGCAGAGCACTCCCCGGCCCCAGAGCGCTGGCATTCCCAGCTTTGGCCAGCACTATGGGCCGAGCAGGACGAGCCAGCCCTCCAGCACGAGGTGCTCCATGCACAGCCCAGAGGACCtgaggagcaggctgcccagtgAGCCAGgcaggggctccagcccttttGTCAGGAACGGGAAGCTGGAAGAGGCTGACTGGCGCCCCATAGAGCTGCAGATGGTGGCTTCGGTGAAGCATGCAAGACCCAGTGAGTACTACAGCCTGTGTCCTGAAAATGAGGTGCAAATAAGGGCAGCTCAGCTACCGCGGAGTAAAAGCACATTCCAGCTGGGAGGCGAGCCTGAGAAGGAGATCCTCTGGAAGGATAACGTCCAGGATGCGCACGGGTCGCAGCTGGACACGTCGTTTAACAGGGCCTACAGGAACAGCATTAAAGATGCCCAGTCCAGGGTGCTGAGGGCCACTTCCTTCCGTCGCATCAGCCCCCCGTTCGGTAGCACGCCCAAGAAGCTGCCCCAGAGGCCTGCCTCGGCCCACGTGGGCCTGAGGAGCACGGCAGCATCCCCACACACCCCCAAGGAGAGGCACAGCATCACGCCCACGGAAGGCGGCTTCTCCGGCCTGGACTACGCCAGGACGCAGCACGTGCTGCGCATCGGGGGCCGGAAGCGgctgacagcagagcagaagaagCGCTCCTACTCGGAGCCTGAGAAGATGAATGAGGTGGGCATGTCAGACGGGGAGCCGTCACCTTTCTccttgcagaagaaaagcatcCATTTTGTCTTCCCAGAGAACACGGTGGCCGACCGGCGCAAGATCTTCGAGAGGGACGGCAAAGCTTCCTCCACAGCCAGCTTGTCCAAGCCGGAGCtcaagcagctccagcagaacGCCCTGGCCGACTACATTGAGCGCAAAACGGGGCGACGGCCGTCCTCGCAAGACATCGGGCTGCTCCGGGAGCGCTCCCACAGCTCCTACCTGCAGCTGGGTGGCCCTGACAGCCAGAGCCTTTCCTCCGCCTCCAGCATGAATTCCCTCCAGGACCAGAACCTCTACCGCCACAGAGAGTCCATAGAGCGGATATCCAGGACAGGACGGATGTCTTCCACCCTTCCTCCTGGCCTGATGGACTACTTGGACACGAGTGGAGATGAGAAGGTGCCAGGGCGCCAGGACAGCCTGGTCACCAGCCGGCCCAAACCCGAGAGGTGCCGGGATTACAGACCCAGATCAGATCTCACCAAAGGCACTCAGACAGACCCGCTGGGCATGCAGGGCCAGCCTCGGTACAGGAAGCAGGAGCAGGTCTTTGAAACATCCTCCACCGCCAGGAAATCTGGAAAATCGGTGTCTGTGGAAGACTTGCTTGATAGGTACGACAATCAGCCAGTCCCTGTGCATGTACGTTCCAGGTCGTCTCCCACGGCGGATAAGAAGCACCAG gagctgctgagaagGGAGAGCAGTGAATTCAGCCCCATGGTGAGGGATCCCTTCTACATGGTCAGCGCAGGAGCCAG GTCTTtcagcaagaaagaaagaagccacTCGGAGAAAATGGCGTTCACAAGTTACTATCCCCATCCCCTCTGCAGCACCGAGGTTGTCACCGGGCCCAGCACGCTGGCTGAGAACCACAAGCTCTCAGAACTTTCCAGGCCAGATAGCAGgacttctgcatttttcccaGCCCCAACAGAGGCAAGGAGTCACTACCCTGAGCAAAAGCAAGGCTTTAAAACCTTGTTCCTTAACCTTACTCCTTCTGGGTCTGGCCACTCTTCCCCTAATACACCCACCCAGGCTCCCTCAGACTTCCAGAGCACAGGTGACAGCCAGGCTCTGAGACAGCACCACGCCAAACAAGAGGCTGTTCCCCCTGAGGGCAGCGGGAACGCTCAGGCTCAGCCTTTGGATGCTGTCCAGGATAGATCCCCTGAGACTCCCACGGAAGAGGTGATGTGGAGAAGGAAAGCCGGGCTGCTGCACAGGTCCCTCCCGCCCAAAGCAGCGTGGGCTCATTCGGTCAGAGACAGCAGCTACGCAAGGGCCGTGGTGTCTCCTCCGGCAGCCGTGCCGAAGCCCTCCCAGAGGTGGCAGTCCTTgcccacacagagcagcacttcCTCCGACCCAGAGACTCCTTCTCCCCCGGGCATGACCCAGCTCCGGATCTCGGAGTCGGGGCTGCAGCTCTCGCCCCCGCCATCGCTgcaggacgaggaggacgaTGAGGTGTTTGTCGCGCCTTCCCAGCCACCCTTCTCCCCATCGCCGTCCCGTCCTCTTCCCAAGCTGAGCTCTTGCACTTCTGCCAACGGCACAGAGGAattcccacctcctcccccacccATTGAGGGGAATGGGGCAGCTGGAGACAAATCCCCCCGGCTCCCAGAGGAGGCCAGCGTGAG CAGCTTCAAAAGCTTTCCCAAAGCCCTGGCTGAGAAGGAGATAACAGGGTTGGGCACCAGCACCGGTGAAAATAACTGGCCCCTCTTGCCAACCCCATCAAAGAGGACTGGCTCTCCATTTGCTGTGGATCAGCAGCACCAGTCCCCTGCTGCTTCTGAAGGGCCTCAGAGCACTGACAGACAGCCCATAACTCAGCCTGAAGGTAACCCCAGAGAGCCAGCATTGGAAAATGCCAGCCCAGACTCTAGGATAACCAGCACAGCACTCCCagtgaaggcaaagaaaaagacCCCAGAGGATATTAAGTCAGAGGCTCTAGCAAAAGAAATTGTCCATAAAGACAAGTCTCTAGCTGATATCCTGGATCCAGATTCCAAAATGAAGACAACCATGGACTTGatggaaggaattttccccagtGGAACCAGCTTGCTGAAGGAGAACAACATGAAGAGGAAGATGTCGCAGACACAAGCCAGCAGGGCGGCAGTGGCAGATGACAC GAGAGTGGAAAAGGAAGCTCCTGTCACTCTGGTCACCTGTCCTGCTTACTACAGCGTTTCAGCTCCCAAAGCAGAACTGCTGAATAAAATCAAGGACTTGCCAGAAGAAGTaggtgaggaagaggagctgctggacatCAATGAGAAAAAG GCTGAGCTCATCGGGAGCTTGACCCACAAACTGGAAATCCTGAAAGAAGCCAAGGAGGGCCTGCTCACAGACATCAAGATGAACAATGCTCTCGGAGAGGAGGTGGAGCTGTTGATCAGCACACAGTGCAAACCCAACGAGTTTGACAAGTACAAGATGTTCATTGGCGATCTGGATAAGGTGGTGaacctcctgctctccctctcgGGACGCCTGGCCCGCGTGGAGAAcgtcctgagcagcctgggggACAATGCCAACAGCGAGGAGCGG AGTTCACTGAACGAGAAGCGGAAGCTGCTGGCTGGCCAGCACGAAGATGCCCGGGAGCTAAAGGAAAACCTTGACCGTCGGGAACGGGTGGTCTTGGACATCCTGGGCAACTACctctctgaggagcagctccaggactACCAGCACTTTGTGAAGATGAAGTCTGCGCTCCTCATAGAGCAGCGAGAGCTCGACGACAAAATCAAActgggccaggagcagctcaagTGCCTGATGGAAAGTCTCCCCACAGACTTCACgcccagggatgcagcagcagcagctgccctggctgcagcacttGCTACCTCCTCCGGAGTCGGTGGTAAAACACCTCCAGCAGCCTCTTCCTCACTCTAA
- the SHROOM3 gene encoding protein Shroom3 isoform X2 produces MRMLDNINTSISPSECSITHKGRYIYLEALLHGGAPWGFTLKGGLEHGEPLIISKIEEGGKADSLPSKLQAGDEVVNINEVELSSSRREAISLVKGSYKKLKLVVRRDTHAAQGCTELSPSPLSPDGVTADFRPSKATWAAGVKLRLKARRSETPGRPHSWHSTKLAENQPDPSMMQISQGTLGIPWHQSYHSSSSTSDLSAYEHGYLRRSPDQYSSRGSMESLDHSSPAYHPCHLSPAKSTNSIDQLSHLHSKRDSAYSSFSTNSSIPEYPAAPFGKEHSCSPDSAQSRGGPPEGMRQADIRYVKTVYDAQQRISQEYEVKPSALPPSSDARASPDSRSHGRLQAFSRHSAASSWAQPAQGPSDSKSQPPKGPPLPPTRSDSYAAIRHHERPGSGAGIEPNKPSRTQPKGAWAPLISSLSQGPLLKPPFGEGHLHTVVEKSPESSPTMKPKQSYSQAAQPGQPLLPTGVYAVPSPEPHYAQVPRPSASSTGTLYPALAKESGYSPALPVSYDKAVAGGTLGLDENGNQSTTNRSTIFYQPPATERKHEAKLVQQKPPSTAGPELCLAAPRKEELLPPYKVAHSHWETPGSTQASKAIFQAPQPQLKDASERKTHYQPKEDWTPGSQEDKSGNAQVNERDAAAPHPWGHSKAKQYGFSSLQNIPESSRRQSSSELRETQPGEGYSNTKLSFLNSSSREEKDHREQGHRQWSDADPQAFTRQEEEGTNVALFHAAEPKCKEPPSPQLPKTLDFGRSRLSSSSTQSFPYSKPEAGKPRCSVLEKVNKFEQREQSTPRPQSAGIPSFGQHYGPSRTSQPSSTRCSMHSPEDLRSRLPSEPGRGSSPFVRNGKLEEADWRPIELQMVASVKHARPSEYYSLCPENEVQIRAAQLPRSKSTFQLGGEPEKEILWKDNVQDAHGSQLDTSFNRAYRNSIKDAQSRVLRATSFRRISPPFGSTPKKLPQRPASAHVGLRSTAASPHTPKERHSITPTEGGFSGLDYARTQHVLRIGGRKRLTAEQKKRSYSEPEKMNEVGMSDGEPSPFSLQKKSIHFVFPENTVADRRKIFERDGKASSTASLSKPELKQLQQNALADYIERKTGRRPSSQDIGLLRERSHSSYLQLGGPDSQSLSSASSMNSLQDQNLYRHRESIERISRTGRMSSTLPPGLMDYLDTSGDEKVPGRQDSLVTSRPKPERCRDYRPRSDLTKGTQTDPLGMQGQPRYRKQEQVFETSSTARKSGKSVSVEDLLDRYDNQPVPVHVRSRSSPTADKKHQELLRRESSEFSPMVRDPFYMVSAGARSFSKKERSHSEKMAFTSYYPHPLCSTEVVTGPSTLAENHKLSELSRPDSRTSAFFPAPTEARSHYPEQKQGFKTLFLNLTPSGSGHSSPNTPTQAPSDFQSTGDSQALRQHHAKQEAVPPEGSGNAQAQPLDAVQDRSPETPTEEVMWRRKAGLLHRSLPPKAAWAHSVRDSSYARAVVSPPAAVPKPSQRWQSLPTQSSTSSDPETPSPPGMTQLRISESGLQLSPPPSLQDEEDDEVFVAPSQPPFSPSPSRPLPKLSSCTSANGTEEFPPPPPPIEGNGAAGDKSPRLPEEASVSFKSFPKALAEKEITGLGTSTGENNWPLLPTPSKRTGSPFAVDQQHQSPAASEGPQSTDRQPITQPEGNPREPALENASPDSRITSTALPVKAKKKTPEDIKSEALAKEIVHKDKSLADILDPDSKMKTTMDLMEGIFPSGTSLLKENNMKRKMSQTQASRAAVADDTRVEKEAPVTLVTCPAYYSVSAPKAELLNKIKDLPEEVGEEEELLDINEKKAELIGSLTHKLEILKEAKEGLLTDIKMNNALGEEVELLISTQCKPNEFDKYKMFIGDLDKVVNLLLSLSGRLARVENVLSSLGDNANSEERSSLNEKRKLLAGQHEDARELKENLDRRERVVLDILGNYLSEEQLQDYQHFVKMKSALLIEQRELDDKIKLGQEQLKCLMESLPTDFTPRDAAAAAALAAALATSSGVGGKTPPAASSSL; encoded by the exons ctcctccaccaGCGATCTCTCTGCATACGAGCATGGCTATCTGAGGAGGAGTCCCGATCAGTACAGCTCCCGGGGCAGCATGGAGAGCTTGGACCACTCCTCCCCTGCCTACCACCCTTGCCACCTGTCCCCGGCCAAATCCACCAACAGCATCGACCAGCTCTCCCACCTCCACAGCAAGAGAGACTCTGCCTACAGCTCCTTCTCCACCAACTCCAGCATCCCCGAGTACCCCGCGGCCCCGTTTGGCAAGGAGCACTCGTGCTCCCCGGACAGCGCGCAGTCCCGCGGGGGGCCGCCGGAGGGGATGAGGCAGGCGGACATCCGCTACGTCAAGACGGTGTACGATGCCCAGCAGCGCATCTCCCAGGAGTACGAGGTGAAGCCCTCGGCCCTGCCTCCCAGCAGTGACGCCCGGGCCTCGCCGGACAGCCGCAGCCACGGCAGGCTCCAGGCCTTCAGCCGGCACAGCGCGGCCtcctcctgggcacagccagcccagggccCCTCGGACAGCAAGAGCCAGCCTCCCAAGGGACCCCCCCTGCCTCCCACTCGCAGCGACAGCTACGCAGCCATCAGGCACCACGAGAGGCCCGGCTCAGGCGCTGGCATTGAGCCAAACAAGCCCAGCCGGACCCAGCCGAAAGGGGCCTGGGCACCTCTCATcagctccctgtcccagggGCCGCTGCTGAAACCGCCCTTCGGAGAAGGGCACCTGCACACCGTGGTGGAGAAGAGCCCGGAGAGCAGCCCCACCATGAAGCCCAAGCAGAGCTATTCCCAGGCAGCCCAGCCAggacagcccctgctgcccaccGGTGTCTACGCTGTTCCCTCCCCAGAGCCGCACTACGCCCAGGTGCCCCGGCCTTCcgccagcagcactgggacgCTTTACCCAGCTCTGGCCAAAGAAAGTGGGTACTCCCCAGCCCTCCCGGTCTCTTATGACAAGGCCGTAGCCGGCGGCACCCTGGGCTTGGATGAGAATGGAAACCAAAGCACTACAAACAGGTCAACCATCTTCTACCAGCCCCCCGCCACTGAGAGAAAGCACGAAGCCAAACTCGTCCAGCAGAaacctcccagcacagcaggcccggagctctgcctggctgcaccGCGAAAGGAGGAGCTGTTACCCCCTTACAAGGTAGCACACAGCCACTGGGAGACCCCGGGTAGCACACAGGCGTCCAAGGCCATTTTCCAGGCTCCACAACCCCAGCTGAAGGATGCTAGTGAGAGGAAAACCCATTACCAGCCCAAAGAGGACTGGACACCTGGATCGCAGGAGGACAAAAGTGGCAATGCACAGGTAAACgagagagatgctgctgctccccacccaTGGGGTCACAGCAAGGCCAAGCAGTATGGCTTCTCTTCCTTGCAGAACATCCCAGAGAGCTCCAGGAGgcaaagcagctctgagctAAGGGAAACGCAGCCAGGTGAGGGTTATTCCAACACCAAACTGTCCttcctgaacagcagcagcagagaggagaaggatcacAGGGAACAGGGGCACAGGCAGTGGAGCGATGCGGACCCACAGGCCTTCAcgaggcaggaggaggagggcacaAACGTGGCTCTGTTCCATGCTGCCGAGCCAAAGTGCAAAGAGCCCCCTTCTCCGCAGCTCCCAAAGACCTTGGATTTTGGGAGGAGCCGGCTCAGCTCTAGCAGCACCCAAAGCTTTCCCTACAGCAAACCAGAGGCTGGCAAGCCCCGCTGCTCGGTGCTGGAGAAGGTCAACAAATTTGAGCAGCGGGAGCAGAGCACTCCCCGGCCCCAGAGCGCTGGCATTCCCAGCTTTGGCCAGCACTATGGGCCGAGCAGGACGAGCCAGCCCTCCAGCACGAGGTGCTCCATGCACAGCCCAGAGGACCtgaggagcaggctgcccagtgAGCCAGgcaggggctccagcccttttGTCAGGAACGGGAAGCTGGAAGAGGCTGACTGGCGCCCCATAGAGCTGCAGATGGTGGCTTCGGTGAAGCATGCAAGACCCAGTGAGTACTACAGCCTGTGTCCTGAAAATGAGGTGCAAATAAGGGCAGCTCAGCTACCGCGGAGTAAAAGCACATTCCAGCTGGGAGGCGAGCCTGAGAAGGAGATCCTCTGGAAGGATAACGTCCAGGATGCGCACGGGTCGCAGCTGGACACGTCGTTTAACAGGGCCTACAGGAACAGCATTAAAGATGCCCAGTCCAGGGTGCTGAGGGCCACTTCCTTCCGTCGCATCAGCCCCCCGTTCGGTAGCACGCCCAAGAAGCTGCCCCAGAGGCCTGCCTCGGCCCACGTGGGCCTGAGGAGCACGGCAGCATCCCCACACACCCCCAAGGAGAGGCACAGCATCACGCCCACGGAAGGCGGCTTCTCCGGCCTGGACTACGCCAGGACGCAGCACGTGCTGCGCATCGGGGGCCGGAAGCGgctgacagcagagcagaagaagCGCTCCTACTCGGAGCCTGAGAAGATGAATGAGGTGGGCATGTCAGACGGGGAGCCGTCACCTTTCTccttgcagaagaaaagcatcCATTTTGTCTTCCCAGAGAACACGGTGGCCGACCGGCGCAAGATCTTCGAGAGGGACGGCAAAGCTTCCTCCACAGCCAGCTTGTCCAAGCCGGAGCtcaagcagctccagcagaacGCCCTGGCCGACTACATTGAGCGCAAAACGGGGCGACGGCCGTCCTCGCAAGACATCGGGCTGCTCCGGGAGCGCTCCCACAGCTCCTACCTGCAGCTGGGTGGCCCTGACAGCCAGAGCCTTTCCTCCGCCTCCAGCATGAATTCCCTCCAGGACCAGAACCTCTACCGCCACAGAGAGTCCATAGAGCGGATATCCAGGACAGGACGGATGTCTTCCACCCTTCCTCCTGGCCTGATGGACTACTTGGACACGAGTGGAGATGAGAAGGTGCCAGGGCGCCAGGACAGCCTGGTCACCAGCCGGCCCAAACCCGAGAGGTGCCGGGATTACAGACCCAGATCAGATCTCACCAAAGGCACTCAGACAGACCCGCTGGGCATGCAGGGCCAGCCTCGGTACAGGAAGCAGGAGCAGGTCTTTGAAACATCCTCCACCGCCAGGAAATCTGGAAAATCGGTGTCTGTGGAAGACTTGCTTGATAGGTACGACAATCAGCCAGTCCCTGTGCATGTACGTTCCAGGTCGTCTCCCACGGCGGATAAGAAGCACCAG gagctgctgagaagGGAGAGCAGTGAATTCAGCCCCATGGTGAGGGATCCCTTCTACATGGTCAGCGCAGGAGCCAG GTCTTtcagcaagaaagaaagaagccacTCGGAGAAAATGGCGTTCACAAGTTACTATCCCCATCCCCTCTGCAGCACCGAGGTTGTCACCGGGCCCAGCACGCTGGCTGAGAACCACAAGCTCTCAGAACTTTCCAGGCCAGATAGCAGgacttctgcatttttcccaGCCCCAACAGAGGCAAGGAGTCACTACCCTGAGCAAAAGCAAGGCTTTAAAACCTTGTTCCTTAACCTTACTCCTTCTGGGTCTGGCCACTCTTCCCCTAATACACCCACCCAGGCTCCCTCAGACTTCCAGAGCACAGGTGACAGCCAGGCTCTGAGACAGCACCACGCCAAACAAGAGGCTGTTCCCCCTGAGGGCAGCGGGAACGCTCAGGCTCAGCCTTTGGATGCTGTCCAGGATAGATCCCCTGAGACTCCCACGGAAGAGGTGATGTGGAGAAGGAAAGCCGGGCTGCTGCACAGGTCCCTCCCGCCCAAAGCAGCGTGGGCTCATTCGGTCAGAGACAGCAGCTACGCAAGGGCCGTGGTGTCTCCTCCGGCAGCCGTGCCGAAGCCCTCCCAGAGGTGGCAGTCCTTgcccacacagagcagcacttcCTCCGACCCAGAGACTCCTTCTCCCCCGGGCATGACCCAGCTCCGGATCTCGGAGTCGGGGCTGCAGCTCTCGCCCCCGCCATCGCTgcaggacgaggaggacgaTGAGGTGTTTGTCGCGCCTTCCCAGCCACCCTTCTCCCCATCGCCGTCCCGTCCTCTTCCCAAGCTGAGCTCTTGCACTTCTGCCAACGGCACAGAGGAattcccacctcctcccccacccATTGAGGGGAATGGGGCAGCTGGAGACAAATCCCCCCGGCTCCCAGAGGAGGCCAGCGTGAG CTTCAAAAGCTTTCCCAAAGCCCTGGCTGAGAAGGAGATAACAGGGTTGGGCACCAGCACCGGTGAAAATAACTGGCCCCTCTTGCCAACCCCATCAAAGAGGACTGGCTCTCCATTTGCTGTGGATCAGCAGCACCAGTCCCCTGCTGCTTCTGAAGGGCCTCAGAGCACTGACAGACAGCCCATAACTCAGCCTGAAGGTAACCCCAGAGAGCCAGCATTGGAAAATGCCAGCCCAGACTCTAGGATAACCAGCACAGCACTCCCagtgaaggcaaagaaaaagacCCCAGAGGATATTAAGTCAGAGGCTCTAGCAAAAGAAATTGTCCATAAAGACAAGTCTCTAGCTGATATCCTGGATCCAGATTCCAAAATGAAGACAACCATGGACTTGatggaaggaattttccccagtGGAACCAGCTTGCTGAAGGAGAACAACATGAAGAGGAAGATGTCGCAGACACAAGCCAGCAGGGCGGCAGTGGCAGATGACAC GAGAGTGGAAAAGGAAGCTCCTGTCACTCTGGTCACCTGTCCTGCTTACTACAGCGTTTCAGCTCCCAAAGCAGAACTGCTGAATAAAATCAAGGACTTGCCAGAAGAAGTaggtgaggaagaggagctgctggacatCAATGAGAAAAAG GCTGAGCTCATCGGGAGCTTGACCCACAAACTGGAAATCCTGAAAGAAGCCAAGGAGGGCCTGCTCACAGACATCAAGATGAACAATGCTCTCGGAGAGGAGGTGGAGCTGTTGATCAGCACACAGTGCAAACCCAACGAGTTTGACAAGTACAAGATGTTCATTGGCGATCTGGATAAGGTGGTGaacctcctgctctccctctcgGGACGCCTGGCCCGCGTGGAGAAcgtcctgagcagcctgggggACAATGCCAACAGCGAGGAGCGG AGTTCACTGAACGAGAAGCGGAAGCTGCTGGCTGGCCAGCACGAAGATGCCCGGGAGCTAAAGGAAAACCTTGACCGTCGGGAACGGGTGGTCTTGGACATCCTGGGCAACTACctctctgaggagcagctccaggactACCAGCACTTTGTGAAGATGAAGTCTGCGCTCCTCATAGAGCAGCGAGAGCTCGACGACAAAATCAAActgggccaggagcagctcaagTGCCTGATGGAAAGTCTCCCCACAGACTTCACgcccagggatgcagcagcagcagctgccctggctgcagcacttGCTACCTCCTCCGGAGTCGGTGGTAAAACACCTCCAGCAGCCTCTTCCTCACTCTAA